The Desulfobacterales bacterium genome contains the following window.
CCCTTACCCTTAAAGTGGAACTCAAGCTGCTGGCCGATGTGGGCATTATCGGCCTGCCCAACGCCGGCAAATCCACCTTGGTCAGCGCCATTACATCAGCCAAACCCAAGATAGGGGCGTATCCTTTTACGACCCTGACACCCACCCTCGGTGTCGTTAATGCCGGTCGTAGAGAACCGTTTGTCGTTGCCGACATTCCGGGATTAATCGAAGGGGCCCATTCCGGTGCCGGGCTCGGCACCCGCTTTCTCAGACATATCGAACGGACCCGCATCCTGGTTCATCTCATCGATGCTTCCGGCATCGATCCGTCCGATCCGCTGCAGGGATACCATACCATTAACAGGGAACTTGCCCAATATAACAAGGACCTTGTTGAAAAACCCCAGCTTTTGGTGTTAAATAAAATCGACCTGCCCGGAACCCAAGCACTTTGCCAAACGTTTTTAAACGCGCTTAAAGGGCAAAACGTTTTGCTTATTTCAGCAGCGACCGGGGAAGGCCTGAACAAATTAAAGATGCAACTTTTTCAACTGTTGGACCGGCGCCATGGCTAACGACCGTAAAACGCTATTTCATCAAGCCCGGCGGATTATCGTCAAGGTGGGCAGCGGCGTGCTCACCCGGACCGACGGGTTAAACACAGCGGCGATTCGCTCCATCAGCCGTCAAATCTGCAATCTGATTGACCAGGGCAAGGAAGTTCTGCTGGTCACATCCGGCGCCATGGCCTCCGGCGTCAAAAAAGTTTCCCTTCCGAAGCGGCCGGATGAACTTCCCAAGCGGCAGGCTGCCGCCGCCGTGGGACAAGCCGGTCTCATCATGGAATATGAAAAAGCCTTTGGCCGTTTTGGGAAAAAAGTAGCCCAAATCCTTTTGACCAGTGATGATCTCAGCAACCGCAAACGATACCTGAACGCCCGCAACACGCTTTATACATTGCTGTCCTGGCAGGTCGTTCCGATTATCAATGAAAACGATACGGTTTCCATTGCGGAAATCCAGTTCGGCGACAACGACAACCTTGCCGCCATGATCGCCCTGCTCATGGACGCGGATATTCTCGTCAACCTTACCGTTACGGATGGCTTGTATGACAGGGACCCCCGCACGGAAAGCAATGCCGAGCTGATCCCCCTGGTTTCCACCATCGGTAAAGACATTGAAAAGCTGGCCAACGACATCCCCGGGGCTTTAAATTTCGGCGGCATGCTAAGTAAAATCAAAGCCGCCAAAAAGCTGACGGCCGTCGGGATCCCCATGCTCATTGCCAATGGCAGCACACCCCATATTCTGACAAAATTATTCGCAGGCAAAGATTTCGGCACTTATTTTATCCCTAAAACTGAAAAACTGGCCAGCCGCAAATGCTGGATCGGTTTTGCGTTGAAGCCCAAAGGCCTTATTCAACTGGACGCCGGCGCCGCTGCAGCCGTCCTGACCAGGGGCAAGAGCTTGCTGCCAAGCGGCATTACAGCCGTAGCGGGTGACTTTGATGTCGGTGCGGCAGTGGAATTGGCCAAACCCGATCAGGAAATCATCGGGGTCGGCCTCGTTAATTACAGCGCCGGCGATATCCTAAAAATAATGGGCTGCAAGTCCGGCCAGATCAGGGAACGGCTGGGCTACAAACCCTATGATGAAATCATTCACCGTGACAACCTTGTGATTACAGCGGCTTGAGATTACGAACCATAAAACCATCCCCTTCGGCAAGCGAGGTTTTTTGAAACGAATCGGGCTGTTTGGCGGTACATTTAACCCCCTCCACATCGGGCACCTTTTGGCGGCTGATGAAGTGTGCAAAAAATTTCCCCTGGACCATATTTATTTCATACCGTCCGCCACTCCGCCGCACAAAGAGCCGGAGGTGCTGGCCGGGGCCGATGATCGCCTGGCGATGATCCGCCTGGCAATCGCCGATTACCCCCTCTTTAGCGCTTCAGATGTGGAAGTCTCCCGTCCGGGGCCCTCTTTTACCATTGACACGGTCCGGTATTACAAATCGAACCTGCCGGAGGAGATCGATCTTTATCTGATTATGGGGTTTGACGCCTTTCTGGAACTCCACACCTGGAAATCTTATCTTAACCTTTTAAAGTTAATTTCATTTATTGTGATGTCGCGCCCCTGTAAAGCGTTTAGCCAAAGCCCCCGGGGTTGGAAAATACTCGAGGAATATCTGTCTCGGCAAATTTCAGACCGATATCGCTTCTCCCCTGAAAGGTCGTGTTACGACCATCCTGACAACCCGTCCCTTTTTCTGATGGACATCAATCTGACGGATATTTCCTCAACCCGGATTCGCCGCTCTATCAAAACCGGCCTGCCCATTGACCGGCAGGTGCCGCCGGTTGTGGACACGTATATCAAAACCAAAGGACTGTATGTATGACCGACGACCTGGATCTATCTTT
Protein-coding sequences here:
- the obgE gene encoding GTPase ObgE; the encoded protein is MKFIDEVIITVQAGNGGRGCVSFRRERFIPRGGPDGGDGGDGGSVILKASPGKRTLYHFQFKRSFKAKNGDGGQGSQKTGKNGPDLIIEVPPGSIVSDTATGQVIKDFVEPDETFVVAQGGRGGRGNLRFKSSTNRTPRHAQPGEPGQALTLKVELKLLADVGIIGLPNAGKSTLVSAITSAKPKIGAYPFTTLTPTLGVVNAGRREPFVVADIPGLIEGAHSGAGLGTRFLRHIERTRILVHLIDASGIDPSDPLQGYHTINRELAQYNKDLVEKPQLLVLNKIDLPGTQALCQTFLNALKGQNVLLISAATGEGLNKLKMQLFQLLDRRHG
- the proB gene encoding glutamate 5-kinase gives rise to the protein MANDRKTLFHQARRIIVKVGSGVLTRTDGLNTAAIRSISRQICNLIDQGKEVLLVTSGAMASGVKKVSLPKRPDELPKRQAAAAVGQAGLIMEYEKAFGRFGKKVAQILLTSDDLSNRKRYLNARNTLYTLLSWQVVPIINENDTVSIAEIQFGDNDNLAAMIALLMDADILVNLTVTDGLYDRDPRTESNAELIPLVSTIGKDIEKLANDIPGALNFGGMLSKIKAAKKLTAVGIPMLIANGSTPHILTKLFAGKDFGTYFIPKTEKLASRKCWIGFALKPKGLIQLDAGAAAAVLTRGKSLLPSGITAVAGDFDVGAAVELAKPDQEIIGVGLVNYSAGDILKIMGCKSGQIRERLGYKPYDEIIHRDNLVITAA
- the nadD gene encoding nicotinate-nucleotide adenylyltransferase, which codes for MKRIGLFGGTFNPLHIGHLLAADEVCKKFPLDHIYFIPSATPPHKEPEVLAGADDRLAMIRLAIADYPLFSASDVEVSRPGPSFTIDTVRYYKSNLPEEIDLYLIMGFDAFLELHTWKSYLNLLKLISFIVMSRPCKAFSQSPRGWKILEEYLSRQISDRYRFSPERSCYDHPDNPSLFLMDINLTDISSTRIRRSIKTGLPIDRQVPPVVDTYIKTKGLYV